Proteins found in one Dermacentor silvarum isolate Dsil-2018 chromosome 8, BIME_Dsil_1.4, whole genome shotgun sequence genomic segment:
- the LOC119461743 gene encoding uncharacterized protein LOC119461743 encodes MATGIGDAGAERRRKTKGGRRYCCVYKCHNYVGMREDISFYVFPSKPYEQERRRRWIQAVRRADEDGQPWQPGPNSRICSRHFVGNKMSNIMHHPAYVPTIFPSEYHRQAPSDASAPSERYERWAARHRSSADFSVGACQPTQLDKGEYMQPENDDKGKDVCSQSHSHLDPDKNEKCEPAVNSLNQEQSVYQVAPPSESVSLKLFSSHIAEVQVHTSLVSRAMALKKHFLNHWIRQLGNHARLTHRPCLLELCCRRDARSCFIAL; translated from the exons ATGGCTACTGGTATTGGCGATGCGGGCGCTGAACGTCGAAGGAAAACAAAAGGAGGCCGACGGTACTGTTGCGTATACAAGTGCCACAACTACGTCGGGATGAGGGAGGATATATCCTTCTACGTTTTCCCATCTAAACCCTACGAACAAGAACGGAGGCGGCGTTGGATCCAAGCAGTCAGGCGAGCGGA TGAAGACGGTCAGCCGTGGCAGCCAGGACCAAACAGCAGAATCTGCAGTCGGCATTTCGTCGGAAACAAAATGAGCAATATCATGCACCATCCGGCATATGTACCAACCATTTTCCCTTCGGAATACCACCGCCAAGCCCCTTCTGATGCCAGCGCACCAAGCGAACGATACGAAAG GTGGGCAGCACGGCATCGATCCAGCGCGGACTTTTCAGTGGGAGCTTGTCAGCCTACACAGCTTGACAAGGGTGAATATATGCAGCCAGAAAATGATGACAAG GGCAAGGATGTTTGCTCCCAGAGCCATAGTCATCTTGACCCAGATAAAAAT GAAAAATGTGAGCCTGCTGTGAACAGCCTTAATCAGGAGCAGTCTGTTTACCAAGTTGCTCCACCAAGTGAAAGTGTGAGTTTAAAGCTCTTCAGTTCGCACATTGCTGAAGTTCAGGTGCA TACATCGCTGGTCAGCAGAGCCATGGCGTTGAAGAAACATTTCCTGAACCATTGGATCCGACAACTGGGCAACCATGCCAGACTGACCCACCGGCCATGCCTGCTGGAACTTTGCTGTCGCAGAGATGCCCGCTCATGCTTCATCGCGCTGTAG